A portion of the Phocoena sinus isolate mPhoSin1 chromosome 9, mPhoSin1.pri, whole genome shotgun sequence genome contains these proteins:
- the PDIA4 gene encoding protein disulfide-isomerase A4 isoform X3 codes for MRPREAWLLVLLLALAQLLAAASAEGPDEDSSKKEDAIEEEDEEEEEDEDDGDDLEVKEENGVSVLNDANFDNFVADKDTVLLEFYAPWCGHCKQFAPEYEKIATTLRENDPPIAVAKIDATSESALASRFDVSGYPTIKILKKGQAVDYEGSRTQEEIVAKVKEISQPNWTPPPEVTLVLTKDNFDEVVNDSGIILVEFYAPWCGHCKKLAPEYEKAAKELSKRSPPIPLAKVDATAETDLAKRFDVSGYPTLKIFRKGKPFDYNGPREKYANHLREDYKFHHTFHTEIAKFLKVSPGKLVIMQPEKFQSKYEPKSHVMDIQDSTESSAIKEHVLRHTLPLVGHRKSSNEAKRYSQRPLVVVYYGVDFSFDYRVATQFWRNKVLEVAKDFPEYTFAVADEDDFATEVKDLGLSESGEEVNAAILDEGGRRFAMEPDDFDADALRAFVSAFKKGKLKPVVKSQPVPKNNKGPVKVVVGKTFDSIVMDPKKDVLIEFYAPWCGHCKQLEPVYTALGKKYKGHKNLVIAKMDATANDVTNDRYKVEGFPTIYFSPSGDKKNPIKFEDGNRDLDHLSKFIEEHATELSRAREEL; via the exons ATGAGGCCCCGGGAAGCCTGGCTGCTCGTTCTGCTCTTAGCCCTGGCGCAGCTGCTGGCAGCGGCGAGCGCAGAGGGCCCGGATGAAG ATTCTTCTAAGAAAGAGGATGCCATTGAGGAGGAAgacgaggaggaggaagaggacgaGGACGACGGTGATGACTTGGAAGTTAAGGAAGAAAACGGTGTCTCAGTCCTAAATGACGCGAACTTTGATAACTTTGTGGCTGACAAAGACACGGTGTTGCTGGAGTTCTACGCTCCATG GTGCGGGCATTGCAAGCAGTTTGCTCCAGAATATGAAAAAATCGCCACTACCTTGAGGGAGAATGACCCTCCCATTGCTGTCGCCAAGATCGACGCGACCTCGGAATCAGCGCTGGCCAGTAGGTTTGACGTGAGTGGCTATCCCACCATCAAGATCCTTAAGAAGGGGCAGGCTGTCGACTACGAGGGCTCCAGGACCCAGGAAG AAATTGTGGCCAAGGTCAAAGAGATCTCCCAGCCCAACTGGACACCTCCACCAGAAGTCACACTCGTGCTGACCAAAGATAACTTCGATGAGGTGGTGAATGACTCAGGCATCATTCTGGTGGAGTTTTATGCCCCGTG GTGTGGACACTGCAAGAAACTGGCCCCCGAGTATGAGAAGGCCGCCAAGGAGCTGAGCAAGCGCTCTCCCCCAATCCCCCTGGCGAAGGTCGACGCCACCGCAGAGACAGACCTGGCCAAGAGGTTCGACGTCTCCGGCTATCCCACCCTGAAAATCTTCCGCAAGGGAAAGCCCTTTGATTACAACGGCCCACGGGAAAAATACG CTAACCACCTGAGAGAGGATTACAAATTCCACCACACTTTCCACACTGAAATAGCCAAGTTCTTGAAAGTCTCCCCGGGGAAGTTGGTCATCATGCAGCCTGAGAAATTCCAGTCCAAATATGAGCCCAAGAGCCACGTGATGGACAtccag GACTCCACGGAGAGCTCGGCCATCAAGGAGCACGTGTTGAGGCACACGCTGCCCCTTGTCGGCCACCGCAAGTCTTCCAACGAGGCCAAGCGCTACTCGCAGCGCCCCCTGGTGGTCGTGTACTATGGCGTGGACTTCAGCTTCGACTACCGCGTCG CCACTCAGTTCTGGCGGAACAAGGTCCTGGAGGTGGCCAAGGACTTCCCCGAGTACACCTTTGCCGTGGCCGACGAGGACGACTTCGCCACGGAGGTGAAGGACCTGGGGCTGAGTGAGAGTGGGGAGGAGGTGAACGCGGCCATCCTGGACGAGGGCGGCCGCAGGTTCGCCATGGAGCCCGACGACTTCGATGCCGACGCCCTCCGCGCCTTCGTCAGCGCCTTCAAGAAAG GAAAACTGAAGCCAGTTGTCAAATCCCAGCCGGTGCCCAAGAACAACAAGGGGCCGGTCAAGGTCGTGGTGGGGAAGACCTTCGACTCCATCGTGATGGACCCTAAGAAGGACGTCCTCATCGAGTTCTACGCGCCGTGGTGCGGGCACTGCAAGCAGCTGGAGCCCGTGTACACAGCCCTGGGCAAGAAGTACAAGGGACACAAGAATCTGGTCATCGCCAAGATGGATGCCACAGCCAACGACGTCACCAACGACCGCTACAAAGTCGAGGGCTTCCCCACCATCTACTTCTCCCCCAGCGGGGACAAAAAGAACCCAATTAAATTTGAGGACGGAAACAGAGATCTGGACCATTTGAGCAAGTTTATAGAAGAACATGCCACAGAACTGAGCAGGGCCAGGGAAGAACTTTGA
- the PDIA4 gene encoding protein disulfide-isomerase A4 isoform X2 yields MRTCYSSKKEDAIEEEDEEEEEDEDDGDDLEVKEENGVSVLNDANFDNFVADKDTVLLEFYAPWCGHCKQFAPEYEKIATTLRENDPPIAVAKIDATSESALASRFDVSGYPTIKILKKGQAVDYEGSRTQEEIVAKVKEISQPNWTPPPEVTLVLTKDNFDEVVNDSGIILVEFYAPWCGHCKKLAPEYEKAAKELSKRSPPIPLAKVDATAETDLAKRFDVSGYPTLKIFRKGKPFDYNGPREKYGIVDYMIEQSGPPSKQVLALKQVQEFLKDGDDVIIVGVFKAESDPAYQRYQDAANHLREDYKFHHTFHTEIAKFLKVSPGKLVIMQPEKFQSKYEPKSHVMDIQDSTESSAIKEHVLRHTLPLVGHRKSSNEAKRYSQRPLVVVYYGVDFSFDYRVATQFWRNKVLEVAKDFPEYTFAVADEDDFATEVKDLGLSESGEEVNAAILDEGGRRFAMEPDDFDADALRAFVSAFKKGKLKPVVKSQPVPKNNKGPVKVVVGKTFDSIVMDPKKDVLIEFYAPWCGHCKQLEPVYTALGKKYKGHKNLVIAKMDATANDVTNDRYKVEGFPTIYFSPSGDKKNPIKFEDGNRDLDHLSKFIEEHATELSRAREEL; encoded by the exons ATGAGGACATGCT ATTCTTCTAAGAAAGAGGATGCCATTGAGGAGGAAgacgaggaggaggaagaggacgaGGACGACGGTGATGACTTGGAAGTTAAGGAAGAAAACGGTGTCTCAGTCCTAAATGACGCGAACTTTGATAACTTTGTGGCTGACAAAGACACGGTGTTGCTGGAGTTCTACGCTCCATG GTGCGGGCATTGCAAGCAGTTTGCTCCAGAATATGAAAAAATCGCCACTACCTTGAGGGAGAATGACCCTCCCATTGCTGTCGCCAAGATCGACGCGACCTCGGAATCAGCGCTGGCCAGTAGGTTTGACGTGAGTGGCTATCCCACCATCAAGATCCTTAAGAAGGGGCAGGCTGTCGACTACGAGGGCTCCAGGACCCAGGAAG AAATTGTGGCCAAGGTCAAAGAGATCTCCCAGCCCAACTGGACACCTCCACCAGAAGTCACACTCGTGCTGACCAAAGATAACTTCGATGAGGTGGTGAATGACTCAGGCATCATTCTGGTGGAGTTTTATGCCCCGTG GTGTGGACACTGCAAGAAACTGGCCCCCGAGTATGAGAAGGCCGCCAAGGAGCTGAGCAAGCGCTCTCCCCCAATCCCCCTGGCGAAGGTCGACGCCACCGCAGAGACAGACCTGGCCAAGAGGTTCGACGTCTCCGGCTATCCCACCCTGAAAATCTTCCGCAAGGGAAAGCCCTTTGATTACAACGGCCCACGGGAAAAATACG GGATCGTCGACTACATGATCGAGCAGTCCGGGCCACCCTCCAAGCAGGTCCTGGCCCTGAAGCAGGTCCAGGAGTTCCTGAAGGATGGAGACGATGTCATCATCGTTGGGGTCTTTAAGGCGGAGAGCGACCCAGCCTACCAGCGGTACCAGGACGCTG CTAACCACCTGAGAGAGGATTACAAATTCCACCACACTTTCCACACTGAAATAGCCAAGTTCTTGAAAGTCTCCCCGGGGAAGTTGGTCATCATGCAGCCTGAGAAATTCCAGTCCAAATATGAGCCCAAGAGCCACGTGATGGACAtccag GACTCCACGGAGAGCTCGGCCATCAAGGAGCACGTGTTGAGGCACACGCTGCCCCTTGTCGGCCACCGCAAGTCTTCCAACGAGGCCAAGCGCTACTCGCAGCGCCCCCTGGTGGTCGTGTACTATGGCGTGGACTTCAGCTTCGACTACCGCGTCG CCACTCAGTTCTGGCGGAACAAGGTCCTGGAGGTGGCCAAGGACTTCCCCGAGTACACCTTTGCCGTGGCCGACGAGGACGACTTCGCCACGGAGGTGAAGGACCTGGGGCTGAGTGAGAGTGGGGAGGAGGTGAACGCGGCCATCCTGGACGAGGGCGGCCGCAGGTTCGCCATGGAGCCCGACGACTTCGATGCCGACGCCCTCCGCGCCTTCGTCAGCGCCTTCAAGAAAG GAAAACTGAAGCCAGTTGTCAAATCCCAGCCGGTGCCCAAGAACAACAAGGGGCCGGTCAAGGTCGTGGTGGGGAAGACCTTCGACTCCATCGTGATGGACCCTAAGAAGGACGTCCTCATCGAGTTCTACGCGCCGTGGTGCGGGCACTGCAAGCAGCTGGAGCCCGTGTACACAGCCCTGGGCAAGAAGTACAAGGGACACAAGAATCTGGTCATCGCCAAGATGGATGCCACAGCCAACGACGTCACCAACGACCGCTACAAAGTCGAGGGCTTCCCCACCATCTACTTCTCCCCCAGCGGGGACAAAAAGAACCCAATTAAATTTGAGGACGGAAACAGAGATCTGGACCATTTGAGCAAGTTTATAGAAGAACATGCCACAGAACTGAGCAGGGCCAGGGAAGAACTTTGA
- the PDIA4 gene encoding protein disulfide-isomerase A4 isoform X1: protein MRPREAWLLVLLLALAQLLAAASAEGPDEDSSKKEDAIEEEDEEEEEDEDDGDDLEVKEENGVSVLNDANFDNFVADKDTVLLEFYAPWCGHCKQFAPEYEKIATTLRENDPPIAVAKIDATSESALASRFDVSGYPTIKILKKGQAVDYEGSRTQEEIVAKVKEISQPNWTPPPEVTLVLTKDNFDEVVNDSGIILVEFYAPWCGHCKKLAPEYEKAAKELSKRSPPIPLAKVDATAETDLAKRFDVSGYPTLKIFRKGKPFDYNGPREKYGIVDYMIEQSGPPSKQVLALKQVQEFLKDGDDVIIVGVFKAESDPAYQRYQDAANHLREDYKFHHTFHTEIAKFLKVSPGKLVIMQPEKFQSKYEPKSHVMDIQDSTESSAIKEHVLRHTLPLVGHRKSSNEAKRYSQRPLVVVYYGVDFSFDYRVATQFWRNKVLEVAKDFPEYTFAVADEDDFATEVKDLGLSESGEEVNAAILDEGGRRFAMEPDDFDADALRAFVSAFKKGKLKPVVKSQPVPKNNKGPVKVVVGKTFDSIVMDPKKDVLIEFYAPWCGHCKQLEPVYTALGKKYKGHKNLVIAKMDATANDVTNDRYKVEGFPTIYFSPSGDKKNPIKFEDGNRDLDHLSKFIEEHATELSRAREEL, encoded by the exons ATGAGGCCCCGGGAAGCCTGGCTGCTCGTTCTGCTCTTAGCCCTGGCGCAGCTGCTGGCAGCGGCGAGCGCAGAGGGCCCGGATGAAG ATTCTTCTAAGAAAGAGGATGCCATTGAGGAGGAAgacgaggaggaggaagaggacgaGGACGACGGTGATGACTTGGAAGTTAAGGAAGAAAACGGTGTCTCAGTCCTAAATGACGCGAACTTTGATAACTTTGTGGCTGACAAAGACACGGTGTTGCTGGAGTTCTACGCTCCATG GTGCGGGCATTGCAAGCAGTTTGCTCCAGAATATGAAAAAATCGCCACTACCTTGAGGGAGAATGACCCTCCCATTGCTGTCGCCAAGATCGACGCGACCTCGGAATCAGCGCTGGCCAGTAGGTTTGACGTGAGTGGCTATCCCACCATCAAGATCCTTAAGAAGGGGCAGGCTGTCGACTACGAGGGCTCCAGGACCCAGGAAG AAATTGTGGCCAAGGTCAAAGAGATCTCCCAGCCCAACTGGACACCTCCACCAGAAGTCACACTCGTGCTGACCAAAGATAACTTCGATGAGGTGGTGAATGACTCAGGCATCATTCTGGTGGAGTTTTATGCCCCGTG GTGTGGACACTGCAAGAAACTGGCCCCCGAGTATGAGAAGGCCGCCAAGGAGCTGAGCAAGCGCTCTCCCCCAATCCCCCTGGCGAAGGTCGACGCCACCGCAGAGACAGACCTGGCCAAGAGGTTCGACGTCTCCGGCTATCCCACCCTGAAAATCTTCCGCAAGGGAAAGCCCTTTGATTACAACGGCCCACGGGAAAAATACG GGATCGTCGACTACATGATCGAGCAGTCCGGGCCACCCTCCAAGCAGGTCCTGGCCCTGAAGCAGGTCCAGGAGTTCCTGAAGGATGGAGACGATGTCATCATCGTTGGGGTCTTTAAGGCGGAGAGCGACCCAGCCTACCAGCGGTACCAGGACGCTG CTAACCACCTGAGAGAGGATTACAAATTCCACCACACTTTCCACACTGAAATAGCCAAGTTCTTGAAAGTCTCCCCGGGGAAGTTGGTCATCATGCAGCCTGAGAAATTCCAGTCCAAATATGAGCCCAAGAGCCACGTGATGGACAtccag GACTCCACGGAGAGCTCGGCCATCAAGGAGCACGTGTTGAGGCACACGCTGCCCCTTGTCGGCCACCGCAAGTCTTCCAACGAGGCCAAGCGCTACTCGCAGCGCCCCCTGGTGGTCGTGTACTATGGCGTGGACTTCAGCTTCGACTACCGCGTCG CCACTCAGTTCTGGCGGAACAAGGTCCTGGAGGTGGCCAAGGACTTCCCCGAGTACACCTTTGCCGTGGCCGACGAGGACGACTTCGCCACGGAGGTGAAGGACCTGGGGCTGAGTGAGAGTGGGGAGGAGGTGAACGCGGCCATCCTGGACGAGGGCGGCCGCAGGTTCGCCATGGAGCCCGACGACTTCGATGCCGACGCCCTCCGCGCCTTCGTCAGCGCCTTCAAGAAAG GAAAACTGAAGCCAGTTGTCAAATCCCAGCCGGTGCCCAAGAACAACAAGGGGCCGGTCAAGGTCGTGGTGGGGAAGACCTTCGACTCCATCGTGATGGACCCTAAGAAGGACGTCCTCATCGAGTTCTACGCGCCGTGGTGCGGGCACTGCAAGCAGCTGGAGCCCGTGTACACAGCCCTGGGCAAGAAGTACAAGGGACACAAGAATCTGGTCATCGCCAAGATGGATGCCACAGCCAACGACGTCACCAACGACCGCTACAAAGTCGAGGGCTTCCCCACCATCTACTTCTCCCCCAGCGGGGACAAAAAGAACCCAATTAAATTTGAGGACGGAAACAGAGATCTGGACCATTTGAGCAAGTTTATAGAAGAACATGCCACAGAACTGAGCAGGGCCAGGGAAGAACTTTGA
- the PDIA4 gene encoding protein disulfide-isomerase A4 isoform X4 translates to MRPREAWLLVLLLALAQLLAAASAEGPDEDSSKKEDAIEEEDEEEEEDEDDGDDLEVKEENGVSVLNDANFDNFVADKDTVLLEFYAPWCGHCKQFAPEYEKIATTLRENDPPIAVAKIDATSESALASRFDVSGYPTIKILKKGQAVDYEGSRTQEEIVAKVKEISQPNWTPPPEVTLVLTKDNFDEVVNDSGIILVEFYAPWCGHCKKLAPEYEKAAKELSKRSPPIPLAKVDATAETDLAKRFDVSGYPTLKIFRKGKPFDYNGPREKYGIVDYMIEQSGPPSKQVLALKQVQEFLKDGDDVIIVGVFKAESDPAYQRYQDAANHLREDYKFHHTFHTEIAKFLKVSPGKLVIMQPEKFQSKYEPKSHVMDIQDSTESSAIKEHVLRHTLPLVGHRKSSNEAKRYSQRPLVVVYYGVDFSFDYRVATQFWRNKVLEVAKDFPEYTFAVADEDDFATEVKDLGLSESGEEVNAAILDEGGRRFAMEPDDFDADALRAFVSAFKKGAGDPRCVENTLDFSGASTRTISFS, encoded by the exons ATGAGGCCCCGGGAAGCCTGGCTGCTCGTTCTGCTCTTAGCCCTGGCGCAGCTGCTGGCAGCGGCGAGCGCAGAGGGCCCGGATGAAG ATTCTTCTAAGAAAGAGGATGCCATTGAGGAGGAAgacgaggaggaggaagaggacgaGGACGACGGTGATGACTTGGAAGTTAAGGAAGAAAACGGTGTCTCAGTCCTAAATGACGCGAACTTTGATAACTTTGTGGCTGACAAAGACACGGTGTTGCTGGAGTTCTACGCTCCATG GTGCGGGCATTGCAAGCAGTTTGCTCCAGAATATGAAAAAATCGCCACTACCTTGAGGGAGAATGACCCTCCCATTGCTGTCGCCAAGATCGACGCGACCTCGGAATCAGCGCTGGCCAGTAGGTTTGACGTGAGTGGCTATCCCACCATCAAGATCCTTAAGAAGGGGCAGGCTGTCGACTACGAGGGCTCCAGGACCCAGGAAG AAATTGTGGCCAAGGTCAAAGAGATCTCCCAGCCCAACTGGACACCTCCACCAGAAGTCACACTCGTGCTGACCAAAGATAACTTCGATGAGGTGGTGAATGACTCAGGCATCATTCTGGTGGAGTTTTATGCCCCGTG GTGTGGACACTGCAAGAAACTGGCCCCCGAGTATGAGAAGGCCGCCAAGGAGCTGAGCAAGCGCTCTCCCCCAATCCCCCTGGCGAAGGTCGACGCCACCGCAGAGACAGACCTGGCCAAGAGGTTCGACGTCTCCGGCTATCCCACCCTGAAAATCTTCCGCAAGGGAAAGCCCTTTGATTACAACGGCCCACGGGAAAAATACG GGATCGTCGACTACATGATCGAGCAGTCCGGGCCACCCTCCAAGCAGGTCCTGGCCCTGAAGCAGGTCCAGGAGTTCCTGAAGGATGGAGACGATGTCATCATCGTTGGGGTCTTTAAGGCGGAGAGCGACCCAGCCTACCAGCGGTACCAGGACGCTG CTAACCACCTGAGAGAGGATTACAAATTCCACCACACTTTCCACACTGAAATAGCCAAGTTCTTGAAAGTCTCCCCGGGGAAGTTGGTCATCATGCAGCCTGAGAAATTCCAGTCCAAATATGAGCCCAAGAGCCACGTGATGGACAtccag GACTCCACGGAGAGCTCGGCCATCAAGGAGCACGTGTTGAGGCACACGCTGCCCCTTGTCGGCCACCGCAAGTCTTCCAACGAGGCCAAGCGCTACTCGCAGCGCCCCCTGGTGGTCGTGTACTATGGCGTGGACTTCAGCTTCGACTACCGCGTCG CCACTCAGTTCTGGCGGAACAAGGTCCTGGAGGTGGCCAAGGACTTCCCCGAGTACACCTTTGCCGTGGCCGACGAGGACGACTTCGCCACGGAGGTGAAGGACCTGGGGCTGAGTGAGAGTGGGGAGGAGGTGAACGCGGCCATCCTGGACGAGGGCGGCCGCAGGTTCGCCATGGAGCCCGACGACTTCGATGCCGACGCCCTCCGCGCCTTCGTCAGCGCCTTCAAGAAAG